In one window of Plasmodium berghei ANKA genome assembly, chromosome: 14 DNA:
- a CDS encoding apical ring associated protein 1: MSILYAPSSSLIYKECISVPVVSTPSVYTVYTAPSPTIITTQIQPRLPVVFISNPIGGKTIII, from the coding sequence ATGTCTATCCTATATGCCCCAAGTTCCTCATTAATATACAAGGAGTGTATATCTGTCCCAGTTGTGTCAACACCATCCGTATATACCGTATACACAGCACCTTCTCCAACTATCATAACTACACAAATACAACCCCGTCTTCCAgttgtttttatttctaatCCAATAGGTGGCAAAaccataataatatga